The following coding sequences lie in one Arachis stenosperma cultivar V10309 chromosome 5, arast.V10309.gnm1.PFL2, whole genome shotgun sequence genomic window:
- the LOC130979329 gene encoding uncharacterized protein At1g27050, whose protein sequence is MSRKRDKPSYTSSRHAPYPKRRRPPPETVLQEPEDRPSSRPAPPSAVVIMGLPNDCSVLDLKSRFEIYGPIARIRIDGDAVGYVTYRTKDSADAAIAAGADPSFGITLHSKKVQVLWATDPLAMWREGIGNNNKDKGSMSKLVRAEVPLRRHGRGNRLASAIGNTRTSVDNAGSSVLEVPFKGREIVAYDDIL, encoded by the exons ATGAGTCGCAAGAGAGACAAACCCTCTTACACTTCTTCCCGCCACGCCCCCTACCCGAAGCGCCGCCGCCCACCGCCGGAGACCGTGCTTCAGGAGCCGGAGGACCGACCATCCTCGAGGCCTGCGCCCCCGTCCGCGGTGGTCATTATGGGCCTTCCCAACGACTGCTCCGTCCTTGACCTCAAGTCCCGCTTCGAGATCTACGGCCCCATTGCTCGCATTCGCATCGACGGCGACGCGGTCGGATATGTCACCTACCGGACCAAGGACTCCGCCGACGCCGCTATCGCCGCCGGCGCCGACCCGTCCTTTGGAATTACTCTTCACTCCAAAAAG GTTCAGGTGTTGTGGGCAACTGACCCTCTAGCCATGTGGAGGGAAGGAATTGGTAATAACAACAAGGACAAAGGATCAATGTCGAAGCTTGTGCGTGCTGAGGTACCTTTGAGAAGACATGGAAGGGGTAATAGACTTGCTTCAGCTATAGGCAATACCAGAACCAGTGTCGATAACGCAGGTAGCTCGGTTCTTGAAGTACCTTTCAAGGGAAGAGAAATTGTTGCTTATGATGATATCCTCTGA